In Plasmodium brasilianum strain Bolivian I chromosome 12, whole genome shotgun sequence, the genomic window gtatgtatgtatatatgtatgtatatatgtatgtatgtatatatgtatgtatgtatatatgtatgtatgtatatatgtatgtatatatatgtatatatatgaatatatatgtttatatacagAACATATTATGCAGGTTACACTTCAAACAGTTCATTAAAACcccgcaaaaaaaaaaaaaaatatgttttggCAAAGTACGGTTAACAAACATTCCCATACTAGTTCGAGCataaagcatatatataaaagcatAAGTAGCTTAAAatagtatgtatattttttttttttttttttgtttgtgcGGCTTAATAGTTTTATaagcacaaaaaaaatgctatacatatataacatacaCAATCTtgtaatatatgcatatatgtaatatgcaTTTAAAAAACGCTATATTACCATACATGCGAACTTTTATCTTTGAAATGactgttttttctttttcattgtGTTACGGAAGGAAAAGCATTACTTTTTAAGCCGAAAAATGAATCATATTTTGTCGTGATGTTTTAAATGTAcccatataattatatgctGTGTTAgcacatgtaaatataatttttaaaatttaaaaatttgtaaattttttttcttatttttacttttaaaaaagcaaaacaaaTTCTACACTATTATAAgccaaaaataataataagtacGTCTGTGTTAACTGGCAGTACATTTGCGTTTTTTCCATACAATTTACCAGGTAATAAACATTTGCAGTTTTTCTTCCCatgcataaatttatatatatatatatatatatacatgcgtacgtacatatatgtatatattaatgcatatttatatacatatgctcATACAAAATGGTCGCTGCTGTATTATGCGTTTAAGCTGATTTCTGATTTATATTCAATATAATTCTGtgtgaataaaattaaagcgttgtagaaaaaaaaaaacaaaacaaaacaaaacaaaacacatatacatatacatatacatatatgtatacatacttGTGCATATGCAAATGCATTTGCATTAATACTGGTGGATAACACATAAGTCTTCTGAGTGCAACATCTCTTTGACagtaaaattttacatagaataattattttattttattttattatttttagttaatatatatacaacttGATCCAAAAAGATGGGTAAAGGAATAGATAAGACTTTGAAAACCAGCGTAAGCTTcatattattagaaaaataaaataaaatgtatatatattataatatatcagTTGTTCTGATATGTATGAATATGAATGCATATTTGTGAGTATATTCTCCATTGAGTGATCGGTGAGCTCTCGTAATAGAATGTTTTATGTAGagatgttttattttacatttattattttttctttttttaaagtaattttgatatgtgtatgcatttgtattttcttttttcctattttcctttttttttttttttttttttttttttttttttttttttttttttttttctcctttcgACGAATTAATGCTGTATGTGTGTAGACCCAACTCCCCACCTCCATTACATACGCACCGCTTGTGTTTTTATCATCCtctatataaacatattttttaataatgaaaaatgtagCATAGTATATAATggcataataaaaaaaatgttatatgaGTAAAATGTtggaacatttttttataagtaaaTGATGCTTTATATCTGTATGTTTATTGTATTGTGGAACTAAGTCAATTTCGCTTggttatacatttatattttgcattCGTTTACCTTCGCGTGATTTGCATTTACCCTATATGTTGTTATTCTTTCTATTACCCTCTTGCAGATACACCAATACCACATTGTAGGTAGAGCAGTACCGACGGAGAAAGACAAGAACCCATGTGTGTACCGAATGTgcatttttgcaaaaaatgaTACGAATGCAAAATCACGTTTTTGGTactttatgaaaaaaataaataaattaaaaaaatctaATGGGGAATTATTAGCTTGTGAACAAGTAAGAGAAAGATTTCCACTTaaggtaaaaaattatggtgTGTTATTAAGGTATGACAGTAGAACAGGTACACATAATATGTACAAAGAATTTAGGGATACAACAAAAGAAGGTGCTATATCACAATTATACGCAGAAATGGCAGGTAGACATAGAGCAAGAGCTTCAAGTATCAGTATTATAAGAATATCAGAAATAAGTCCTAATTTAGTTAGAAGACCCCATATTAAACagttgttaaaaaaaagactaCGCTTCCCAGCTTTACATTTACCAACGTTAAAAAAGGAGTACAGAAGAAAATTTGCACCTAAAAGGCCATCCACATACAGAATgtgaagaattatatttaaaaataaaaaaaaaaaaaaaagtgtacaGAGAAAgcaacatatattttttttatttttattttatttttttttaattttttttttttacatttcattaagatatattatatcgTCATATATTGATAGGCATTGTGCCGCATATGCGCTTCGCAAATGGttgttttattgttttaagcatttcttcattttacGTCTTGGTTTCTATTtctatttctatatatatttctcttttttttttcccccttcccccaatttttcattgtttttatatatcgtTCAACATAACGTCTTAAAACATTAACTTGTTAAGGTGTTtaagaaaagtaaaataaaaaaaaattgtgtaattttgtaatttttttatttttatttttctaatgtaataaaatagaaatagagaaaacataaaaaagttgAAGATACTTTCATTCGgcagaaatatatttacttacaATGTGAACCATTCTTTGTGGCCCATTAAAACATGAGCTCTATGTATTACTTGAATACAGGAGTAATGAAGTATAAGAACTTCTCATTATTATATGgtaaatgatattattattcttttattcttttttaaaatatcacttgcttttttatattttcttattttaatagaaatatacaCTCCTCACATTTGAGCGGTAGGTAACACTGTATATATTTCCCCCTTAATGATTCAAAATTCAGGAAGTcctatatta contains:
- a CDS encoding 60S ribosomal protein L18; the protein is MGKGIDKTLKTSIHQYHIVGRAVPTEKDKNPCVYRMCIFAKNDTNAKSRFWYFMKKINKLKKSNGELLACEQVRERFPLKVKNYGVLLRYDSRTGTHNMYKEFRDTTKEGAISQLYAEMAGRHRARASSISIIRISEISPNLVRRPHIKQLLKKRLRFPALHLPTLKKEYRRKFAPKRPSTYRM